The genomic segment TGCGCCGGTAACCTTGCCCGGCAAGGTGCCGCACCATCGCACGCGCGGCGCGCACGTTGGAGAAGCCCACGGCGGTGTCGATCGGATGCGTGGGCAGGTCCCACATCTCGACCACGGGAATGGCCGAACGCTGCAGCACCTTGCGCGTCGCATCGGTGTGCTGCGCACCCGTCAGCGCGATGCAGCGCGGCTGGTGACGCAGCATGGAGCGCACCAGCCGTTCTTCACGTTCGAGGTCGTAGTCGGTGTCGCCGAGCAGCAGTTGCAGGCCATGCGGTTCGAGCGCATCGGTCAGGCCGCGCACGGTGTCCGAGAAGTTGGAGCTCGACAGCGACGGCACCAGCACCGCGACAAATTCCGACCGCCCAGACGACAGCGCACCCGCGGCGGCATCGGCCACGTAGCCGAGCTGGTCGATGGCCTTGCAGACCCGTTCGCGCGTCTCGGCTGCCACGCTGTGGCCGGCAAGCACGCGCGACACGGTCATCTTCGATACGCCGGCCAGGCGGGCTACGTCGGACATGCGGGGCGGTCCGGCAGGCCGGACGGCGGTGGGACTGGGCATCGGAATCGCGATCGGGGAAACATGAAAGGCTACATCATACCGGTGCGGCGTACCGTGCAGGCCGCCCGCTGCGCGCCCATTGCATCGTAGGGAAACCACTTGTTCGTCGGGACTTGAACTCGCCTGTCGTCGCATGCTACCTTCAAATCTGTTACCGGTATCAGAGCGCCGGTTGCTCCCGTCGTCTTGTCGACGGTTTTTTTTATCACCGGATGGTATCGGTAACATCGGCGAGCCGGCGAGCTCGCCGGTACGAAGAAGACCTACACAATCAGGAGACAATCCGATGCCAACCATCACGCAGACCGCTGCCGCGCCGGCCGCGGCCGACTCGTCCGAAGACGCCCTTTACCGCAAGGTCATGCGGCGCATCCTGCCATTGCTGCTGCTCTGCTACGTCGTGGCCTACCTGGACCGCGTCAACGTGGGCTTCGCCAAGCTGCAGATGCTCGATGACCTGAGCCTGAGCGACAGCGTCTATGCGTTCGGCGCCAGCGTGTTCTTCTGGGGCTATTTCCTGTTCGAGATGCCCAGCAACCTGCTGCTGCACCGGTACGGCGCACGCTTCTGGATCGCGCGGATCATGATCACATGGGGCATCGTGTCGTCGTCGATGGCCTTCATCGTGCCGCTCGCGCAGTTCTTCCACGTGCAGACGCCCACCATGTTCTACACGCTGCGCTTCCTGTTGGGTCTGTGTGAAGCCGGCTTTTTCCCGGGCGTCATCCTGTACATGAACTACTGGTTTCCGGCGCGCCGCCAGAGCGTGGCCATGTCGGGCTTCCTGGTGGCGATCCCGCTGAGCCTGACGCTGGGCAGCGTGGTTTCCGGCTGGCTGATGGAGCAGACGCACGGCCTGTCAGGCATGAGCGGCTGGCAATGGATGCTGCTGCTCGAAGGGTTGCCGTCGATCGTGGTGGCGTTCATCGTGCTGGCTTGCCTCGGCGACGGCCCGCGGTCGGCGAAGTGGCTGTCCGACCAGGAAAAGGCGGTGCTGTCGCGCAATCTCGAATCCGAGGCCGCGCACAAGTCGCACAGCGTCGGTGCCGCGTTGCGCAGCCCGCGTGTCTGGCTGCTTACCTTCATCCTTCTCACGTTCAATACAGGCTTCTACGGGCTGGCCTTCTGGCTGCCGTCGATCATTCGCGCGTCCGGCGTGCGGAGTCCGCTGCATATCGGCCTGCTTACTGCCATTCCGTACCTGACGGCAATTTTCGCGATGGTGTGGAACGCATCGCACTCGCGCAAGACGGGCGAACGCCGCCTGCATGCAGCGATTCCCGCGCTGATCGGCGGCGTCGGCCTGATCATGAGCGCGGCATGCGCGCAGAACGTGGCGCTGTCGATCGTGTTCCTGACCATCGCCACCTGCGGCATCCTGGCGCTGATGCCGATCTACTGGACCTTCCCGGGCCAGATTCTGTCCGGCACGGCCGCGGCCGCCGGCATTGCGCTGATCAACTCGGTGGGCAACCTGTCCGGTTTCACGGGCTCGATGATCACCGGCATCGCAAAGGAAATGACCGGCAACATCAACAACGGTACTTATGCACTGGGCGCTTGCCTGCTGGTCAGCTGCGCGCTGATCGCGTTGATTCCGCGCAGCATCCTGGTGCCCGCGGCCGAGCAGTAGGTCCTTGACAGTCGCTCGCGTCGTCGAGCGGGTCGATGGGCAGCGGCCGCGAATAGCGGTCGAGCGATGGGCCTCCGCGTGATCAGGCCTGCCCGGCCGCGTCCGTTTCGGCGTCGAACGACGCATCCGCGCTGCGCGCGCGTTTCAGCGAACCGGCGAGCTTCTCGATCGCGTGCAGATCGAGCGCGTCGAGGTGCTCGCGCATCGCCTGCACGAAGGCCGCATGCTCCGGCTCGTCCGCATGCTGGCCGAGCCACTCTTCGATATCGGTGAGCCGGCCGTCGCCGGCGAGCCGGATCAGTTCGTCGAGCGCATCGT from the Burkholderia pyrrocinia genome contains:
- a CDS encoding LacI family DNA-binding transcriptional regulator, producing MPSPTAVRPAGPPRMSDVARLAGVSKMTVSRVLAGHSVAAETRERVCKAIDQLGYVADAAAGALSSGRSEFVAVLVPSLSSSNFSDTVRGLTDALEPHGLQLLLGDTDYDLEREERLVRSMLRHQPRCIALTGAQHTDATRKVLQRSAIPVVEMWDLPTHPIDTAVGFSNVRAARAMVRHLAGQGYRRIGFLGGASELDRRGLDRLKGYQSEIKALGLCEPRVVRLGESPITMSHGGPAMAALLEMWPDTDAVMCVSDMSAFGAIMECHRRGLSVPADMAVAGFGNFEVATCCHPTITTVSVDAYGIGLRTGEALLAALQARDDGERIESQSVRIDYTIVARESA
- a CDS encoding MFS transporter; this encodes MPTITQTAAAPAAADSSEDALYRKVMRRILPLLLLCYVVAYLDRVNVGFAKLQMLDDLSLSDSVYAFGASVFFWGYFLFEMPSNLLLHRYGARFWIARIMITWGIVSSSMAFIVPLAQFFHVQTPTMFYTLRFLLGLCEAGFFPGVILYMNYWFPARRQSVAMSGFLVAIPLSLTLGSVVSGWLMEQTHGLSGMSGWQWMLLLEGLPSIVVAFIVLACLGDGPRSAKWLSDQEKAVLSRNLESEAAHKSHSVGAALRSPRVWLLTFILLTFNTGFYGLAFWLPSIIRASGVRSPLHIGLLTAIPYLTAIFAMVWNASHSRKTGERRLHAAIPALIGGVGLIMSAACAQNVALSIVFLTIATCGILALMPIYWTFPGQILSGTAAAAGIALINSVGNLSGFTGSMITGIAKEMTGNINNGTYALGACLLVSCALIALIPRSILVPAAEQ